One region of Flavobacterium sp. KACC 22763 genomic DNA includes:
- a CDS encoding Ig-like domain-containing protein encodes MKKKFTFCNLNPQMRLLGLLTLFFICTDAFSQTICRPVSQTNSAGGGLLCLGVDVNSPANAFDSAGLSTYATLSNGVAVAGCFAEETLTLNQTARAGDQVAIYIGTGNGLLDLSLLSNATVQAKNSGTNVGSSVALNSPLLNLSLLSGNTVAVAKFPITGDTNQIQIQVGGGVLALLTSLRVYDVRLEFAQPTVSGGLTQTVCAGAPITLTATPAAGTTLAWYSSEFSTTALAVGNTYTTPALTGNTTYYIGITRAAGCEGNVRVPVVLNVSNPVAPAYSNVGTTVCSTGATQQTTLSLVNAVPGTTYNWFSSPTGGLSLASGTTYSPTVPLGTTSFYVEASIGSCISPTRTKIDVVSTAVPVTPTVLTQSVTIQSGQNATLSATTTDVGAQLNWYETATGGTAVATNTATFTTPILTATKTYYVEAQSPNGNCVSATRVPVTVTVQPSALGGCLEASSQVTSQVGICLLCNATNPNFSVDGNPATAARLTIPANVVGSMQQTLQFTNPGKAGDRVDVDLELPGGLADVQLLSVISLATYNGATYNNDRVAINNPLITLQLLSGTKYRASITAGANFDRVEVRLGGVAGLLTNLDIYQAAYTYKAPAVSGNTTICSGTTTTLTAALAIGETINWYNVPTGGTSLASTASYTTPALTAPATYYLEVTRNGCVNSERSSVQVLIDNPVAPAVTPTPVNLCAGQTSTITVQAPVAGTTYNWYDVGGNLVFTGNVFTTPALNATTDYFVEGVIGNCSSPTRTKVTLNVNPLPAAPTVASSTVVIQSGQVVTLQVSNPVPQIAYDWYDVPTGGIALVTGSPSYTPSPALTADKTFYVVARNNSDCVSATRTAINVVVTPPAVITSCLRPFQQTISTNGLCIGCTAVLGTEGNSVDNDFDTATTLRNVVGVGAYIQQKLDFSNFGFAGDIIEVELGLPTGVLDIGALSYITLESYNGGTNNGDGASINNLLNVQLLGGNRFRASFVAGNTFSGVQVRLGGVASVLSELDIYGASFKYKEAAITGISPAICSGQSANLTATTTAGDTINWYADASGGTALATNTSTYNTGALTATTTFYIEAVRGICINSVRQPVTVPVLQIPTEANIVIASPIEATCTGTAAIAPTSTIAGATFRYYKDQNKGTEIVDGSVDGTITFAKDPITGVLSLTGLSASYNLYISAVNGGTCENVNGDLKQVTITLPSITPSPNITATLQACGSANLRNAITNYDSNVTYTFYNSSNTLITAEEASNITVNGVYYIEAQSATSTCPSARQSVTVTIDVLPTLTVTDPQESVNVGTDVSLVATSTGTVTWFNQQGVAIAGPPFTTGPLNTPGVYTYTVVATNGSCIVTATKIINVIDLTSCQNLTERVYATGQTEGTIISGDVTNNTNAVDGNPQTFSTITTGLGLLGVGTTWQNLTWPANIAKGTPVTVKLGSEYSLLAVGQNLSVVGTKNGVLIGTGQSVKGSLLNLLSGDNTYEFTFVPSDASGPQDYDGIRIISSSIASVAQNTKVFDAYYKKPVTSVTCTSGDIQDIFYGATDLGIGAATALVGVSDVWNIADKDVSTFATMYNGVGALAAADLTVQFKTPSVLSDTLRIVVSKPGTLLTVGVLTGFSVQRYLGNVAVGNEIYSNSSLLSIKLLPGNSLAMVLVSSPTEIYDRVRIRLGGAVGVLDFLRVHTVERTANTTVIGADPQNKITVCPGTDITLQIPEVACSTYLWYDAETGGNQVGSGPTFTVPADLTAGIYRYYVQPVRYGCQDYARGEVTVEVKASAPVNALTDITLNGGTTTSICAASGTVTLATSLSGTPVLTNPVYHWYRFDGTTSQLITGETTAQLIVNGLAPGTYTYFVGVSSDEFCETAVADRKQITFTILPSSTVNDITVDDVTVCNGVPASLTPSAPTLNSPVFTWYLDANKTQPITDGAVIAGVTYAVDAAGVLTATGLTKAVSPITYYVAVASANTCENLAGTLQDAVIIVSDPNTPTTSNSTQNFCLINAPTVANIQVNESNVIWYDAAIGGNVIASATPLVSRIYYGAATDAITGCESSLRLQVTVNVNDPGTPTLVTAGVQNFCKEDLPTFASVQFNQANIVWYTAITGGTLIPSNTALTTGQYFAAISDPSTGCESVSRLTVDVIVSDPGTPTLVTAGPQSFCKEDLPTFASIQTNETNIVWYTAITGGTLIPSTTALTTGQYFAAISDPLTGCESALRLTVDVIVNDPGTPTLVTAGTQNFCKEDLPTFASVQFNQANIVWYTAITGGTLIPSTTALTTGQYFAAISDPITGCESALRLTVDVIVNDPGTPTLVTAGVQNFCLANAPTFASIQTNETNIVWYTAITGGTLIPSTTALTTGQYFAAISDPVTGCESASRLTVDVIVSNPGSPTLVTAGTQNFCKEDLPTFASIQTNETNIVWYTAITGGTLISSSTVLTTGQYFAAIFDPATGCESASRLTVDVIVNDPGTPTLVTAGTQNFCLANAPTFASVQFNQTNIVWYTASTGGTVIAPTTALTTGQYFAAISDPVTGCESATRLTVDVIVSDPGTPILVTAGVQNFCLVNAPTFASVQFNQTNIVWYTASTGGTVIAPTTALTTGQYFAAISDPVTGCESATRLTVDVIVNDPGTPTLVTAGTQNFCKEDLPTFASIQTNETNIVWYTAITGGTLIPSSTVLTTGQYFAAILDPATGCESALRLTVDVIVNDPGTPTLVTAGTQNFCLANAPTFASVQFNQTNIVWYTASTGGTVIAPTTALTTGQYFAAISDPVTGCESASRLTVDVIVSDPGTPTLVTAGTQNFCLVNAPTFASVQFNQTNIVWYTALTGGTVIAPTTALTTGQYFAAISDPATGCESASRLTVDVNVTDPATPTTNAAAQTFCTGTNPTVANIQVNESNVVWYTTQTGGTALASTTALTTATYFGAIKDPATGCESSVRLQVAVTVGNTINPTTNNTAQTFCSVNAPTIANIQVNESNVTWFTAATGGTAIPAGTALTSGVYFGNIIDPAGCESSTRLQVTVTVVNPVPTPTTANTTQNFCTLNSPTVANIQVNEANVVWYNTATGGTAIPSTTALTTGVYYGAVSSAIGCENPARLAVTVNVNSPSVITTPRTTQTFCLSALPTLANILVNETNVVWYASATGGTPLANTTPLTATTYYAGSLANTFNGCDNGPRLGITIAFENDAAVQLATTDDTPCVFKGVTYSIANGKSNYVWTINGGTIISGGGTNDGSVTVSWSDIGPGTVTVAYVNNCDERTIKTLNVTVASCSDLTITHTVDNPTPNFGDQVTFTITVNNVGEGDFINTLVSDLLPSGLQLVSSSATSGTYDPATQLWTIPTLSAGQSVVLTIVAEVLPNGTYTSVATVETSTPLDVDASNNSASVTLEPICLTVYNEFTPNNDGKNDLFRIDCIESYPNNELKVFNRYGALVYSKAHYENDWNGTANVSGVINRGDMLPTGTYFYVITIGDGTVKKGWLSIMR; translated from the coding sequence ATGAAAAAAAAATTTACTTTTTGTAATCTCAATCCTCAAATGAGATTATTAGGACTTTTAACTTTATTCTTTATATGCACGGATGCATTTTCTCAGACTATTTGTAGACCTGTGTCTCAGACAAATAGTGCGGGAGGAGGGCTTTTGTGTTTAGGAGTAGATGTTAACAGTCCTGCCAATGCTTTTGATAGCGCTGGCTTATCCACCTATGCGACCTTATCAAATGGTGTTGCAGTAGCTGGGTGTTTTGCAGAAGAAACATTGACCTTAAATCAAACGGCCCGAGCCGGTGACCAAGTTGCAATATACATTGGTACTGGCAATGGATTGCTTGATTTAAGTTTGTTATCAAATGCCACGGTTCAGGCTAAAAATTCTGGAACCAATGTAGGTTCAAGTGTGGCTTTAAATAGTCCGCTTTTGAATTTAAGTTTGCTAAGCGGCAATACGGTTGCCGTTGCAAAATTTCCTATTACGGGTGATACCAACCAAATTCAAATTCAAGTTGGAGGAGGTGTGTTAGCTCTTCTAACAAGCTTAAGAGTTTACGATGTTAGACTTGAATTTGCACAACCAACTGTCTCTGGTGGTTTAACACAGACTGTTTGTGCTGGAGCTCCTATAACTCTCACAGCTACTCCAGCTGCTGGTACTACGTTAGCTTGGTATAGTTCTGAATTTTCTACGACAGCTTTAGCAGTGGGAAATACTTATACAACTCCTGCTTTAACAGGAAATACGACATATTATATAGGAATAACTAGAGCCGCAGGTTGCGAAGGGAATGTTCGTGTACCAGTCGTTTTAAATGTTTCTAATCCAGTTGCACCTGCTTATAGCAATGTGGGAACCACAGTTTGTTCTACTGGTGCAACACAACAAACTACATTATCGTTAGTTAATGCTGTGCCTGGAACAACCTATAATTGGTTTTCTTCGCCAACGGGTGGTTTATCTCTAGCGAGTGGAACTACTTATTCTCCAACAGTGCCTTTAGGAACGACTTCATTTTATGTAGAAGCTTCTATTGGAAGCTGTATTAGTCCGACTCGTACTAAGATTGATGTTGTTTCTACAGCTGTACCAGTTACACCGACAGTTCTCACTCAAAGTGTAACTATACAATCTGGGCAGAATGCAACTTTAAGTGCTACAACTACTGATGTTGGAGCACAATTGAATTGGTACGAAACTGCAACCGGCGGTACAGCAGTTGCAACAAATACAGCCACTTTTACAACTCCAATTTTAACAGCTACTAAAACCTATTATGTTGAAGCGCAAAGTCCAAACGGAAATTGCGTTAGTGCTACAAGGGTACCAGTTACTGTTACGGTTCAACCATCAGCTTTAGGAGGATGTCTTGAAGCCAGCAGTCAGGTAACTAGCCAAGTAGGAATATGTTTATTGTGTAATGCTACAAATCCGAATTTCTCTGTAGACGGAAATCCTGCAACTGCAGCAAGACTTACTATTCCTGCTAATGTAGTAGGGTCTATGCAGCAAACATTACAATTTACTAATCCTGGAAAAGCAGGAGATCGTGTTGATGTTGACTTAGAATTGCCAGGAGGTTTAGCAGATGTTCAGTTATTAAGCGTGATTAGTTTGGCAACCTACAATGGGGCGACTTATAATAATGATAGAGTTGCGATTAATAATCCACTTATTACTTTGCAATTATTAAGTGGTACTAAATATAGAGCTAGCATTACGGCTGGTGCTAATTTTGACCGTGTAGAGGTTCGTTTAGGAGGTGTGGCAGGTCTTTTAACTAATTTAGACATTTATCAGGCAGCTTATACTTATAAAGCGCCGGCTGTTTCTGGAAATACCACTATTTGTAGCGGGACAACTACTACTTTAACTGCGGCACTTGCAATAGGGGAAACAATTAATTGGTATAATGTTCCTACAGGAGGTACTTCATTAGCCTCGACAGCATCTTATACAACGCCAGCTTTAACTGCGCCAGCGACTTATTATCTTGAAGTTACAAGAAACGGCTGTGTGAATAGCGAAAGATCTTCGGTTCAGGTATTGATCGATAATCCTGTTGCGCCAGCTGTTACGCCAACTCCAGTAAATCTTTGTGCGGGACAGACATCTACTATTACAGTGCAGGCACCTGTGGCCGGGACTACATATAATTGGTATGATGTAGGCGGGAATTTAGTATTTACAGGCAATGTCTTTACAACTCCTGCATTGAATGCGACGACAGATTATTTTGTCGAAGGAGTAATAGGAAATTGTTCTAGTCCAACTCGTACTAAGGTTACGCTTAATGTTAATCCACTACCAGCCGCGCCTACTGTAGCATCGTCAACAGTAGTTATTCAGTCAGGACAGGTAGTGACTTTACAAGTTTCTAATCCTGTTCCTCAAATTGCTTATGACTGGTATGATGTACCAACAGGAGGAATAGCTCTCGTAACTGGTAGCCCTAGTTACACACCATCACCAGCTTTAACAGCTGACAAGACATTTTATGTTGTTGCTAGAAATAATTCTGATTGTGTAAGCGCTACTAGAACAGCAATTAATGTTGTAGTTACTCCTCCAGCGGTAATTACTTCTTGTTTACGACCTTTTCAGCAAACAATTTCTACAAATGGATTATGTATTGGTTGTACAGCTGTTTTAGGTACTGAAGGAAATTCAGTAGACAATGATTTTGATACTGCAACAACTCTTAGAAACGTAGTTGGAGTGGGAGCTTATATACAGCAAAAACTTGATTTTTCAAATTTTGGATTTGCAGGAGATATTATTGAAGTAGAACTTGGCTTGCCTACGGGAGTTTTAGATATTGGTGCCCTTTCATACATTACTCTAGAAAGTTATAATGGAGGAACAAATAATGGTGACGGAGCCTCTATCAATAATCTTTTAAATGTGCAGCTTTTAGGAGGAAATCGTTTTAGAGCTAGTTTTGTTGCTGGGAATACTTTCTCTGGAGTGCAAGTGCGTTTAGGAGGGGTTGCTTCAGTTTTAAGCGAATTGGATATTTATGGTGCTTCATTTAAATATAAAGAAGCTGCTATTACGGGTATATCGCCTGCAATTTGTTCTGGACAATCGGCAAATTTAACTGCCACTACTACTGCAGGAGATACGATTAATTGGTATGCTGACGCGAGCGGTGGAACTGCTTTAGCAACAAATACAAGCACTTATAATACTGGTGCATTAACAGCAACAACTACTTTTTATATAGAGGCGGTAAGAGGAATATGTATAAATAGTGTTCGTCAGCCAGTTACTGTTCCTGTTTTACAAATCCCAACAGAGGCAAATATTGTAATAGCAAGTCCGATTGAAGCTACTTGTACTGGAACAGCGGCTATAGCACCTACTTCAACAATTGCAGGAGCTACATTTAGATATTATAAAGATCAAAATAAAGGAACGGAAATTGTAGATGGAAGCGTAGATGGAACTATAACATTTGCAAAAGATCCTATTACAGGTGTACTTTCATTAACTGGTTTAAGTGCTTCTTACAATTTATATATATCTGCAGTTAACGGAGGTACTTGTGAGAATGTGAATGGAGATTTAAAACAAGTAACAATTACTTTACCTTCCATTACGCCTTCTCCAAATATCACTGCGACATTACAAGCATGTGGAAGTGCGAATTTAAGAAACGCAATCACAAATTACGATTCAAATGTAACTTATACATTCTATAATTCTTCAAATACTTTAATAACTGCCGAAGAAGCATCTAATATTACAGTAAATGGCGTTTACTATATAGAAGCGCAAAGTGCAACAAGTACTTGTCCATCTGCTAGACAATCTGTAACAGTTACGATTGATGTATTACCTACTTTAACGGTAACTGATCCACAAGAATCTGTAAATGTAGGAACAGATGTTTCATTAGTAGCTACTTCGACAGGAACTGTTACATGGTTTAATCAGCAAGGAGTCGCGATTGCAGGACCTCCATTTACAACCGGTCCATTAAATACACCTGGGGTTTATACTTACACAGTTGTCGCAACTAATGGGTCTTGTATTGTAACTGCAACTAAGATTATCAATGTGATAGATCTTACAAGCTGTCAAAACTTAACAGAACGAGTTTATGCAACAGGACAAACTGAAGGCACTATAATTAGCGGGGATGTTACAAACAATACAAATGCAGTTGATGGTAATCCTCAGACATTCTCAACAATTACTACAGGTTTAGGACTTTTGGGAGTTGGTACTACATGGCAAAATTTAACATGGCCAGCGAATATCGCGAAAGGTACTCCGGTGACAGTTAAATTAGGTTCTGAATATAGTTTATTGGCTGTTGGTCAGAATTTATCAGTGGTAGGTACAAAAAATGGAGTGCTTATCGGTACAGGTCAGTCAGTAAAAGGATCATTATTAAATTTACTTTCAGGTGATAACACTTATGAATTTACTTTTGTTCCATCAGATGCATCAGGTCCGCAAGATTATGATGGTATTCGTATTATATCATCTTCAATCGCAAGTGTTGCTCAAAACACAAAAGTATTTGATGCTTATTATAAAAAGCCTGTTACTTCAGTAACTTGTACATCAGGGGATATTCAAGATATTTTTTATGGCGCAACTGATTTAGGAATTGGAGCTGCAACTGCTTTGGTTGGAGTAAGTGATGTTTGGAATATTGCAGATAAAGATGTATCTACTTTTGCAACAATGTATAATGGAGTGGGCGCTTTGGCTGCAGCAGATCTAACGGTGCAATTTAAAACACCTTCTGTTCTTAGTGATACCTTAAGAATTGTGGTTTCTAAACCAGGGACACTTTTAACTGTTGGTGTGCTTACAGGATTTTCAGTTCAACGCTATTTAGGAAATGTGGCAGTTGGTAATGAAATCTACAGTAATAGTAGTTTGTTAAGCATAAAATTATTGCCAGGAAATTCTTTGGCAATGGTATTGGTATCTTCACCAACAGAAATTTACGATAGAGTTAGAATCCGTTTAGGCGGTGCCGTAGGAGTGTTAGATTTCTTAAGAGTTCATACTGTAGAGAGAACGGCCAATACAACGGTCATTGGAGCTGATCCGCAGAATAAAATTACGGTCTGTCCGGGAACCGATATAACGCTCCAAATTCCTGAAGTAGCTTGTTCAACCTATCTTTGGTATGATGCTGAGACTGGAGGAAATCAAGTAGGAAGCGGACCAACTTTTACCGTTCCAGCAGACCTGACAGCAGGTATTTATAGATATTATGTACAGCCAGTACGTTATGGCTGTCAAGATTATGCAAGAGGAGAAGTTACTGTCGAAGTAAAAGCTTCTGCTCCAGTAAATGCTTTAACAGATATTACTTTAAACGGAGGAACAACAACATCAATTTGTGCTGCTTCTGGAACTGTTACTTTGGCAACAAGTTTAAGCGGAACGCCAGTTTTAACAAATCCTGTTTATCACTGGTATCGTTTTGATGGAACAACAAGTCAGTTAATAACAGGTGAAACAACTGCACAGTTAATAGTAAACGGATTGGCTCCTGGAACTTATACTTATTTTGTAGGAGTGAGTTCAGATGAATTTTGTGAAACTGCGGTAGCAGACAGAAAACAAATTACATTCACTATTTTGCCTTCTTCAACAGTAAACGATATTACAGTTGACGATGTAACAGTTTGTAATGGTGTTCCGGCATCTTTAACTCCGTCGGCTCCAACATTAAATAGTCCAGTATTCACTTGGTACTTAGATGCTAATAAAACACAGCCAATTACAGATGGGGCTGTAATAGCAGGAGTTACTTATGCTGTAGATGCAGCTGGTGTTTTAACCGCTACAGGTTTAACAAAAGCAGTAAGCCCAATAACATATTATGTAGCTGTTGCAAGCGCTAATACCTGCGAAAATTTAGCAGGAACATTGCAAGATGCTGTTATAATTGTTAGCGATCCAAATACGCCAACAACTTCAAATAGCACTCAGAATTTCTGTTTGATAAATGCACCGACTGTTGCAAATATTCAAGTTAATGAAAGCAATGTGATTTGGTATGATGCAGCGATAGGAGGAAATGTAATTGCTTCGGCTACTCCATTAGTAAGCAGAATTTATTATGGAGCAGCAACTGATGCGATTACAGGATGTGAAAGCTCTTTAAGATTGCAAGTAACTGTTAACGTCAATGATCCAGGAACACCTACATTAGTAACAGCAGGAGTGCAAAACTTCTGTAAGGAAGATCTTCCGACATTTGCAAGCGTTCAGTTCAATCAAGCAAATATTGTTTGGTATACAGCCATAACAGGCGGAACGTTGATTCCATCTAATACGGCTCTTACAACAGGTCAGTATTTTGCAGCGATTTCAGATCCATCAACAGGATGCGAGAGCGTTTCAAGATTGACAGTTGATGTAATTGTAAGCGATCCGGGAACACCGACTTTGGTAACGGCAGGGCCACAAAGTTTCTGTAAAGAAGATCTTCCAACATTTGCAAGTATTCAGACAAATGAAACCAACATAGTTTGGTATACAGCGATAACAGGCGGAACATTGATTCCATCTACTACAGCTTTAACAACAGGCCAGTATTTTGCTGCAATCTCAGATCCATTGACGGGCTGCGAAAGCGCTTTAAGATTGACAGTTGATGTGATTGTGAATGACCCAGGAACTCCGACATTGGTGACTGCTGGAACGCAAAACTTCTGTAAGGAAGACCTTCCGACATTTGCAAGTGTTCAGTTCAATCAAGCAAATATTGTGTGGTATACAGCTATAACAGGCGGAACGTTGATTCCATCTACAACAGCTCTAACAACAGGGCAGTATTTTGCAGCAATTTCAGATCCTATAACAGGCTGTGAAAGTGCTTTAAGATTAACAGTTGATGTGATTGTAAATGATCCAGGAACACCAACATTGGTGACTGCGGGAGTACAGAACTTCTGTCTGGCAAACGCACCGACATTTGCAAGCATTCAGACAAATGAAACCAATATAGTTTGGTATACAGCTATAACAGGCGGAACGTTGATTCCATCTACTACAGCTCTAACAACAGGGCAATATTTTGCGGCAATCTCAGATCCAGTAACAGGATGCGAGAGCGCTTCAAGATTGACGGTTGATGTGATCGTAAGCAATCCGGGAAGTCCGACATTGGTGACTGCAGGAACACAAAATTTCTGTAAAGAAGATCTTCCAACATTTGCGAGCATTCAGACAAACGAAACCAACATAGTTTGGTATACAGCTATAACAGGCGGAACATTGATTTCATCTTCTACAGTTTTAACAACAGGCCAATATTTTGCAGCAATCTTTGATCCAGCAACAGGCTGCGAGAGCGCTTCAAGATTGACAGTTGATGTGATTGTAAATGATCCGGGAACTCCGACATTGGTGACTGCGGGAACACAAAACTTCTGTTTGGCAAATGCTCCAACATTTGCAAGCGTACAGTTCAATCAAACCAATATAGTTTGGTATACAGCTTCGACTGGCGGAACAGTGATTGCTCCAACAACAGCTTTGACAACAGGCCAATATTTTGCAGCAATTTCAGATCCAGTAACTGGTTGTGAGAGTGCTACAAGATTAACAGTTGATGTAATTGTAAGCGATCCAGGAACACCAATATTGGTCACTGCGGGAGTACAGAACTTCTGTCTGGTAAATGCGCCAACATTTGCAAGCGTTCAGTTCAATCAAACCAATATAGTTTGGTATACAGCTTCGACTGGCGGAACAGTGATTGCTCCAACAACAGCTTTGACAACAGGCCAATATTTTGCAGCAATTTCAGATCCAGTAACTGGTTGTGAGAGTGCTACAAGATTAACAGTTGATGTGATTGTAAATGATCCGGGAACGCCAACATTGGTGACTGCAGGAACACAAAATTTCTGTAAAGAAGATCTTCCAACATTTGCGAGCATTCAGACAAACGAAACCAACATAGTTTGGTATACAGCTATAACAGGCGGAACATTGATTCCATCTTCTACAGTTTTAACAACAGGTCAGTACTTTGCGGCAATTTTAGATCCAGCAACAGGCTGCGAAAGCGCTTTAAGATTGACGGTTGATGTGATTGTAAACGATCCAGGAACTCCGACATTGGTGACTGCAGGAACTCAAAACTTCTGTTTGGCAAATGCTCCAACATTTGCAAGCGTACAGTTCAATCAAACAAATATAGTTTGGTATACAGCTTCGACTGGTGGAACAGTGATTGCTCCAACAACAGCTTTGACAACAGGCCAATATTTTGCAGCAATTTCAGATCCAGTAACAGGCTGCGAGAGCGCTTCAAGATTGACAGTTGATGTAATTGTAAGCGATCCGGGAACTCCTACATTGGTGACTGCGGGAACACAAAACTTCTGTCTGGTAAATGCGCCAACATTTGCAAGTGTTCAGTTTAATCAAACCAATATTGTTTGGTATACAGCTTTAACAGGCGGAACAGTAATTGCGCCAACAACAGCTTTAACAACAGGCCAATATTTTGCGGCAATTTCAGATCCAGCAACAGGCTGTGAAAGTGCTTCAAGATTAACAGTTGATGTGAATGTAACAGATCCAGCAACACCAACAACAAATGCTGCAGCACAGACTTTCTGTACAGGCACAAATCCGACAGTGGCAAATATTCAAGTGAATGAAAGCAATGTAGTTTGGTACACAACTCAAACAGGAGGAACAGCTTTAGCTTCAACAACCGCACTTACTACGGCAACTTATTTCGGAGCAATTAAAGATCCAGCAACAGGATGCGAAAGCAGTGTAAGATTGCAAGTGGCTGTAACAGTCGGTAATACAATAAATCCAACAACAAACAATACAGCACAGACTTTCTGTTCTGTAAACGCACCGACAATTGCAAATATTCAAGTAAACGAAAGCAATGTAACATGGTTTACAGCTGCAACAGGAGGAACAGCAATTCCAGCAGGAACAGCACTTACTTCTGGAGTATATTTTGGAAACATTATTGATCCAGCAGGCTGCGAAAGCTCGACTCGTCTTCAAGTGACAGTAACGGTAGTTAACCCAGTTCCTACACCGACGACAGCTAATACAACTCAAAACTTCTGTACTTTAAATTCGCCAACAGTGGCAAATATTCAAGTAAATGAAGCAAATGTAGTTTGGTATAACACAGCGACAGGAGGAACAGCGATTCCGTCAACAACAGCTCTTACAACAGGCGTTTATTATGGTGCTGTTTCAAGTGCTATAGGTTGCGAAAATCCAGCAAGATTGGCTGTGACGGTAAATGTAAATTCACCAAGTGTAATTACAACACCAAGAACAACTCAGACATTCTGTTTATCTGCATTGCCAACATTAGCTAATATTTTGGTAAACGAAACAAATGTAGTTTGGTATGCGTCTGCAACTGGAGGGACTCCATTAGCAAATACAACTCCGCTTACGGCAACTACTTATTATGCAGGATCGTTGGCTAACACATTTAATGGCTGTGATAACGGACCAAGATTAGGAATTACAATTGCATTTGAAAATGATGCTGCAGTTCAACTTGCTACTACAGATGATACTCCATGTGTATTCAAAGGAGTGACCTATTCAATTGCAAATGGAAAATCTAATTATGTATGGACTATAAACGGAGGTACTATTATTTCTGGAGGTGGTACAAACGATGGATCTGTAACCGTTTCTTGGTCAGATATTGGGCCAGGAACTGTAACAGTGGCTTATGTTAACAATTGTGACGAAAGAACAATCAAGACTCTAAATGTTACGGTAGCAAGCTGTTCAGATTTAACGATTACTCATACAGTTGATAATCCAACTCCGAATTTTGGTGATCAGGTAACATTTACTATAACTGTAAATAATGTAGGTGAAGGAGATTTTATCAATACTCTTGTTAGCGATTTACTTCCTAGCGGTTTACAATTAGTGAGCTCATCTGCAACATCAGGAACGTATGACCCAGCAACGCAGCTTTGGACAATCCCAACGTTAAGTGCAGGTCAGAGTGTAGTATTGACAATTGTTGCAGAAGTATTGCCAAACGGTACTTATACAAGTGTAGCAACTGTAGAGACTTCAACTCCTTTAGATGTTGATGCTTCAAATAATTCAGCTTCAGTTACATTAGAGCCAATTTGTTTAACTGTTTACAATGAGTTTACTCCAAATAATGATGGTAAAAACGATTTGTTCAGAATAGACTGTATTGAGTCTTATCCAAACAACGAGTTGAAAGTATTTAACAGATACGGAGCGTTAGTGTATAGTAAAGCACATTATGAAAATGATTGGAACGGAACAGCAAATGTATCCGGTGTAATTAATAGAGGAGATATGCTGCCAACAGGTACTTATTTTTATGTGATAACCATTGGAGATGGAACGGTTAAAAAAGGCTGGTTGTCTATCATGAGATAA
- a CDS encoding PorP/SprF family type IX secretion system membrane protein encodes MKLYIKSLETYFILICSFITVCASAQQDPEYTQYMYNTMAVNPAYAGSTGTIEAALLYRSQWVGMPGAPETQSFSVHSPLRNEKLGVGLSVVNDKIGPSNELYLDGNFSYSLPLGYEKRLAFGIKAGTRMLNIDWSKGRYYDDDDVLLNQNINNQMKLAVGAGIYYYTEKWYVGFSIPSFIQNDYYDDVRESIDYDRLHYYLMGGYVFDLNPNLKFKPAFLVKAVSGAPLTADISANFMIQEKFVIGGAYRTDDSVSILAGFQISPSFFLGYSFDYTVSQLNKYNDGSHEFILRYQFVQKQSKIKSPRFF; translated from the coding sequence ATGAAACTATATATAAAATCATTAGAAACATATTTCATTTTAATATGTTCTTTTATTACGGTTTGCGCTTCGGCACAGCAAGATCCGGAGTATACGCAGTATATGTATAACACTATGGCGGTAAATCCAGCGTATGCTGGATCTACCGGAACCATAGAGGCAGCACTTTTATATCGTTCTCAATGGGTGGGAATGCCTGGAGCTCCAGAAACGCAATCTTTCTCTGTTCATTCTCCTCTTAGAAATGAAAAGCTAGGAGTAGGTTTGAGTGTTGTAAATGATAAAATCGGACCTTCAAATGAACTATATCTTGATGGAAACTTCTCTTATTCTTTGCCTCTTGGTTACGAAAAAAGATTGGCTTTTGGTATTAAAGCTGGTACAAGAATGTTAAACATCGATTGGTCTAAAGGAAGATATTATGATGATGACGATGTTTTGTTAAATCAAAACATTAACAATCAGATGAAACTAGCAGTAGGAGCAGGGATTTACTATTATACAGAAAAATGGTATGTAGGATTTTCTATTCCGAGTTTTATTCAGAATGATTATTATGACGATGTTCGCGAATCTATTGATTATGATCGTTTGCATTACTATTTAATGGGAGGTTATGTTTTTGATTTGAATCCAAATTTGAAATTTAAACCAGCATTTTTAGTAAAAGCAGTAAGTGGAGCGCCTCTTACAGCAGATATATCGGCAAATTTCATGATTCAGGAAAAGTTTGTTATAGGAGGAGCATATCGAACAGATGATTCGGTAAGCATATTGGCAGGTTTTCAAATTTCACCAAGTTTCTTTCTTGGATATTCTTTTGATTATACTGTAAGCCAATTGAATAAATACAACGATGGTTCACACGAATTCATCTTACGTTATCAATTTGTGCAAAAACAAAGTAAAATTAAATCTCCTCGATTCTTCTAA